Proteins encoded in a region of the Leopardus geoffroyi isolate Oge1 chromosome E2, O.geoffroyi_Oge1_pat1.0, whole genome shotgun sequence genome:
- the LCAT gene encoding phosphatidylcholine-sterol acyltransferase isoform X1: MGPSGSPWQWGLLLLGLLLPSATPFWLFNVLFPPHTTPKAELSNHTRPVILVPTVPGCLGNQLEAKLDKPDVVNWMCYRKTEDFFTIWLDLNMFLPLGVDCWIDNTRVVYNRSSGRVSNAPGVQIRVPGFGKTYSVEYLDNNKLAGYMHTLVQNLVNNGYVRDETVRAAPYDWRLEPSQQEEYYRKLAGLVEEMHAAYGKPVFLIGHSLGCLHLLYFLLRQPQAWKDRFIDGFISLGAPWGGSIKPMLVLASGDNQGIPIMSSIKLREEQRITTTSPWMFPSREVWPEDHVFISTPSFNYTGRDFQRFFADLHFEEGWYMWLQSRDLLAGLPAPGVEVYCLYGVGLPTPNTYIFDHGFPYTDPVGVLYEDGDDTVATRSTELCARWQSRQPQPVHLLPLHGTQHLNMVFSNQTLEHINAILLGAYRRRTPAPPAASPGPRPPE; this comes from the exons ATGGGGCCGTCGGGCTCCCCATGGCAATGGGGGCTcctgctgctggggctgctgctcCCCTCTGCCACCCCCTTCTGGCTTTTCAATGTGCTCTTCCCCCCGCATACCACGCCCAAGGCTGAGCTCAGTAACCACACACGGCCCGTCATCCTCG TGCCCACAGTTCCTGGCTGCCTGGGGAATCAACTGGAAGCCAAGCTGGATAAACCAGATGTGGTGAACTGGATGTGCTACCGCAAGACAGAGGACTTCTTCACCATCTGGCTGGATCTCAATATGTTCCTACCCCTTGGAGTGGACTGCTGGATAGATAACACCAG GGTTGTCTACAACCGCAGCTCTGGGCGCGTGTCCAATGCCCCTGGTGTACAGATCCGTGTCCCTGGCTTTGGGAAGACCTACTCTGTTGAGTACCTGGACAACAACAAGCTGGCAG GTTACATGCACACACTAGTGCAGAATCTGGTCAACAACGGGTATGTGCGCGATGAGACAGTGAGGGCCGCCCCCTACGACTGGCGGCTGGAGCCAA GCCAGCAGGAGGAATACTACCGGAAGCTTGCTGGGCTGGTGGAGGAGATGCATGCTGCCTATGGAAAGCCTGTCTTCCTCATTGGTCATAGCCTTGGTTGCCTACACTTGCTCTATTTCTTGCTGCGCCAGCCCCAGGCCTGGAAGGACCGCTTCATTGATGGATTCATCTCTCTTGGGGCTCCTTGGGGGGGCTCCATCAAGCCCATGCTGGTCTTGGCTTCAG GTGACAACCAGGGCATCCCGATCATGTCCAGCATCAAGCTGAGAGAGGAACAGCGCATAACAACGACCTCCCCTTGGATGTTTCCTTCCAGAGAGGTATGGCCTGAAGACCATGTGTTCATTTCCACGCCCAGCTTCAACTACACAGGCCGTGACTTCCAGCGCTTCTTTGCAGACTTGCACTTTGAGGAAGGCTGGTACATGTGGCTACAGTCACGTGACCTACTGGCAGGCCTCCCAGCACCTGGAGTGGAAGTATACTGTCTGTATGGCGTGGGCCTGCCCACACCCAACACCTACATCTTTGACCACGGCTTCCCCTACACAGACCCCGTGGGGGTACTCTATGAGGACGGTGACGACACTGTGGCCACACGCAGCACTGAGCTCTGTGCCCGCTGGCAGAGCCGCCAGCCACAGCCTGTGCATCTGTTGCCTCTGCATGGGACACAGCACCTCAACATGGTCTTCAGCAACCAGACGTTGGAGCACATCAATGCCATCCTGCTGGGTGCCTACCGACGTCGTACCCCTGCACCCCCAGCTGCCAGCCCAGGGCCCCGACCCCCTGAATAA
- the LCAT gene encoding phosphatidylcholine-sterol acyltransferase isoform X2, with product MGPSGSPWQWGLLLLGLLLPSATPFWLFNVLFPPHTTPKAELSNHTRPVILVPGCLGNQLEAKLDKPDVVNWMCYRKTEDFFTIWLDLNMFLPLGVDCWIDNTRVVYNRSSGRVSNAPGVQIRVPGFGKTYSVEYLDNNKLAGYMHTLVQNLVNNGYVRDETVRAAPYDWRLEPSQQEEYYRKLAGLVEEMHAAYGKPVFLIGHSLGCLHLLYFLLRQPQAWKDRFIDGFISLGAPWGGSIKPMLVLASGDNQGIPIMSSIKLREEQRITTTSPWMFPSREVWPEDHVFISTPSFNYTGRDFQRFFADLHFEEGWYMWLQSRDLLAGLPAPGVEVYCLYGVGLPTPNTYIFDHGFPYTDPVGVLYEDGDDTVATRSTELCARWQSRQPQPVHLLPLHGTQHLNMVFSNQTLEHINAILLGAYRRRTPAPPAASPGPRPPE from the exons ATGGGGCCGTCGGGCTCCCCATGGCAATGGGGGCTcctgctgctggggctgctgctcCCCTCTGCCACCCCCTTCTGGCTTTTCAATGTGCTCTTCCCCCCGCATACCACGCCCAAGGCTGAGCTCAGTAACCACACACGGCCCGTCATCCTCG TTCCTGGCTGCCTGGGGAATCAACTGGAAGCCAAGCTGGATAAACCAGATGTGGTGAACTGGATGTGCTACCGCAAGACAGAGGACTTCTTCACCATCTGGCTGGATCTCAATATGTTCCTACCCCTTGGAGTGGACTGCTGGATAGATAACACCAG GGTTGTCTACAACCGCAGCTCTGGGCGCGTGTCCAATGCCCCTGGTGTACAGATCCGTGTCCCTGGCTTTGGGAAGACCTACTCTGTTGAGTACCTGGACAACAACAAGCTGGCAG GTTACATGCACACACTAGTGCAGAATCTGGTCAACAACGGGTATGTGCGCGATGAGACAGTGAGGGCCGCCCCCTACGACTGGCGGCTGGAGCCAA GCCAGCAGGAGGAATACTACCGGAAGCTTGCTGGGCTGGTGGAGGAGATGCATGCTGCCTATGGAAAGCCTGTCTTCCTCATTGGTCATAGCCTTGGTTGCCTACACTTGCTCTATTTCTTGCTGCGCCAGCCCCAGGCCTGGAAGGACCGCTTCATTGATGGATTCATCTCTCTTGGGGCTCCTTGGGGGGGCTCCATCAAGCCCATGCTGGTCTTGGCTTCAG GTGACAACCAGGGCATCCCGATCATGTCCAGCATCAAGCTGAGAGAGGAACAGCGCATAACAACGACCTCCCCTTGGATGTTTCCTTCCAGAGAGGTATGGCCTGAAGACCATGTGTTCATTTCCACGCCCAGCTTCAACTACACAGGCCGTGACTTCCAGCGCTTCTTTGCAGACTTGCACTTTGAGGAAGGCTGGTACATGTGGCTACAGTCACGTGACCTACTGGCAGGCCTCCCAGCACCTGGAGTGGAAGTATACTGTCTGTATGGCGTGGGCCTGCCCACACCCAACACCTACATCTTTGACCACGGCTTCCCCTACACAGACCCCGTGGGGGTACTCTATGAGGACGGTGACGACACTGTGGCCACACGCAGCACTGAGCTCTGTGCCCGCTGGCAGAGCCGCCAGCCACAGCCTGTGCATCTGTTGCCTCTGCATGGGACACAGCACCTCAACATGGTCTTCAGCAACCAGACGTTGGAGCACATCAATGCCATCCTGCTGGGTGCCTACCGACGTCGTACCCCTGCACCCCCAGCTGCCAGCCCAGGGCCCCGACCCCCTGAATAA